The following proteins are encoded in a genomic region of Comamonas resistens:
- the imuA gene encoding translesion DNA synthesis-associated protein ImuA → MSQPLHAFTNRTALQALPCAARLQEVQLDGVWRGSDWHGGRMQQTWPSGHAALDAELPGGGWPGNALVQIQQAPHTHAEWALLLPALAAQACQHNGQLVLVAPPYLPFAPALQAAGIAPQRLCCVQAPDRLAQELAWACEQALHCRDVLAVLAWLPQLTLPAQRRLQLAAASQGRPMWLWQDLQAGQHSSPAALRLRLERAPQAGAANGLQVQILKRRGPCLDHPVQLSLAHWAWMPVLQAQAGRHARQSEEAALLMQGRAMSHALGAAPVMVD, encoded by the coding sequence ATGTCCCAGCCGCTCCACGCCTTCACGAACAGGACCGCCCTGCAGGCCTTGCCTTGTGCTGCGCGTCTGCAAGAGGTGCAGCTTGACGGTGTCTGGCGCGGCAGCGACTGGCATGGGGGGCGCATGCAGCAGACCTGGCCCAGCGGCCATGCGGCGCTGGACGCAGAGCTGCCCGGTGGCGGCTGGCCTGGCAACGCGCTGGTGCAGATTCAGCAGGCACCGCACACCCATGCCGAGTGGGCACTGCTGCTGCCCGCACTGGCCGCGCAGGCATGCCAGCACAATGGGCAACTGGTGCTGGTGGCACCGCCCTATCTGCCATTTGCGCCAGCGCTGCAGGCGGCGGGCATTGCGCCGCAGCGGCTGTGCTGTGTGCAGGCGCCGGATCGGCTCGCGCAGGAGCTGGCCTGGGCCTGCGAGCAAGCGCTGCATTGCCGCGATGTGCTGGCCGTGCTGGCCTGGCTGCCGCAGCTGACGCTGCCGGCGCAGCGGCGCCTGCAACTGGCTGCCGCATCGCAGGGACGGCCCATGTGGCTGTGGCAGGACCTGCAAGCCGGGCAGCACAGCTCGCCTGCGGCCTTGCGCCTGCGTCTGGAAAGAGCGCCGCAGGCCGGTGCGGCGAATGGCTTGCAGGTCCAGATCCTCAAGCGCCGCGGCCCTTGCCTGGACCATCCCGTGCAGCTATCGCTTGCGCACTGGGCCTGGATGCCGGTGCTGCAGGCACAGGCCGGTCGGCATGCGCGCCAGAGCGAAGAGGCGGCCTTGCTCATGCAGGGGCGGGCCATGTCACACGCGCTGGGCGCAGCGCCCGTCATGGTGGACTGA
- a CDS encoding DNA polymerase Y subunit UmuC family protein: MQAHEHWIAWPLALLAAPQGREEPEGKEAVPVTAAESACWWALEFSPRVAVLEEALLMETSMVQRLWGGLQPMLEQLDRAFALACLASQAGMPDAELGKSMVRAEADTPWLALARLRLMQRLQEQGKALPAAMPADALPLWTLTVLQQHSAVLMRLGCRTWGQARELPRAGLSRRLGGQLLRVLDEAYGLLPQPMNWLQLPETFVLRHDLGYPARNADAVLQVAQPLLRALQSWLQARHHAVLSLQLRWHHDLRRIDGQELPAWESLCIRTAQPTQGMAHLQRLLREHLGQQHWRAPVDMLELQALKTVPWSAAPLSCLPDLAAQQGSANSLAWHEWVERVGARWGDEAVRMVEPHADYRPEAMQSWKSAAQCNTRSAQQSTQQRAAALPGAAGKSRTRHDCSDPWQALWPPWLLPRPEALAIRNNRPHWHGPLQLRAGPYRLESGWWEGAQTLAARDYFVAFNEVVGHVWIYRERAQTGAWLTAASHAPSWFVQGVYG; encoded by the coding sequence ATGCAAGCCCATGAGCACTGGATTGCCTGGCCTCTGGCATTGCTGGCGGCGCCACAAGGAAGGGAGGAGCCTGAGGGGAAGGAGGCTGTGCCTGTCACCGCGGCGGAGAGTGCCTGTTGGTGGGCACTGGAGTTCTCGCCGCGCGTGGCGGTTCTGGAAGAGGCCTTGCTCATGGAAACCAGCATGGTCCAGCGCCTCTGGGGTGGCCTGCAGCCCATGCTGGAGCAGCTGGACCGGGCTTTTGCCCTGGCCTGCCTGGCCTCTCAGGCCGGTATGCCGGATGCAGAGCTGGGAAAAAGCATGGTCCGCGCCGAGGCCGATACGCCCTGGCTGGCGCTGGCCAGACTGAGGCTGATGCAAAGACTCCAAGAGCAGGGCAAGGCCCTGCCTGCCGCCATGCCCGCCGATGCGCTGCCGCTGTGGACCTTGACGGTTTTGCAGCAGCACAGCGCTGTCTTGATGCGTCTGGGCTGCAGGACCTGGGGGCAGGCGCGAGAGCTGCCGCGCGCAGGTCTCTCGCGTCGTCTGGGGGGCCAGCTCTTGCGTGTGCTGGACGAGGCCTATGGTCTGCTGCCACAGCCCATGAACTGGCTTCAGCTGCCCGAGACATTCGTGCTGCGCCATGACCTAGGCTACCCCGCACGCAATGCGGATGCGGTGCTGCAGGTGGCCCAGCCCTTGCTGCGAGCGCTGCAATCATGGTTGCAGGCACGTCACCACGCGGTGCTGTCGCTGCAACTGCGCTGGCACCATGATCTGCGCCGCATTGACGGGCAGGAGTTGCCGGCGTGGGAGAGCTTATGCATACGCACGGCCCAGCCCACGCAGGGCATGGCGCATCTGCAGCGCCTGCTGCGCGAGCACCTGGGCCAGCAGCACTGGCGTGCACCTGTGGACATGCTGGAGCTGCAGGCGCTGAAGACCGTGCCCTGGTCGGCCGCGCCACTCAGTTGCCTGCCCGATCTGGCCGCGCAACAAGGCAGCGCAAACAGTCTGGCCTGGCATGAGTGGGTGGAGCGGGTCGGGGCGCGCTGGGGAGATGAAGCCGTGCGCATGGTCGAACCCCATGCCGACTATCGCCCCGAAGCCATGCAAAGCTGGAAAAGCGCTGCACAGTGCAATACACGGTCCGCCCAACAGTCTACTCAACAGCGCGCTGCTGCCTTGCCCGGCGCTGCTGGAAAAAGTCGTACTCGCCACGATTGCAGCGACCCCTGGCAGGCGCTATGGCCGCCCTGGCTGCTGCCCCGGCCCGAGGCCTTGGCGATCCGGAACAATCGTCCCCACTGGCATGGGCCGCTGCAGCTGCGTGCCGGGCCCTATCGGCTGGAGTCAGGCTGGTGGGAGGGGGCGCAAACACTGGCCGCGCGCGACTATTTTGTGGCGTTCAACGAAGTGGTCGGCCATGTCTGGATTTACCGTGAGAGGGCGCAGACCGGCGCATGGCTGACGGCTGCCAGTCATGCGCCCAGCTGGTTTGTGCAAGGTGTCTATGGCTGA
- the dnaE gene encoding DNA polymerase III subunit alpha — MAELTMLDGAVPQSAPPPTVTPASPMAQGAGRGPLAYAELHCLSSFSFLRGASSPAELVHRAKSLGYAALALTDECSVAGAVRAHEAAKDCGLHLIHGSEFVWGSLKIVALARDLLGWGNLCEFITAARGRAAKGAYVVDEASPWHLLQQGCECLLLPCRSALDASDPVAIGTCLSRVSSCLDARSLWLGVELHLEPDDSLWLQTLQQVGMDLGLPLLACGDVHMHARSRKPLQDVVTAIRLGRTVAECGFALQPNGERHLRSRLRLASLYPRAMLDATLRLAQRCHFSLDEIRYHYPQESVLPGMTATQTLAWLTWEGAAGRYPEGIPEEVRTQLLKELQLIADEQYEMYFLTVHDIVRYARSIGILCQGRGSAANSAVCYCLGITAVNPLGNNLLFERFISKERSEPPDIDVDFEHARREEVIQYIYEKYGRERAALTAVVSCWRSRSALRDVGKALGLPADLIDALAKGQYWFSEHAKAQAEKAEQPAQTGPADAAETAMEEQGPEVLPEDWVERKFKEAQVLAEEKASAVSAHQLRLWIELAWQLKDSPRHLSQHVGGFVLTEGRLTRLVPVEPATMEKRSVIQWDKDDLDIVGLLKVDVLALGMLTMLRNALDERARWRGERWELHQIPQEDAATYTMICKADTVGTFQIESRAQMSMLPRLQPRTFYDLVVEVAIVRPGPIQGGMVHPYLLARERQRRGMTLKLEKPDLEKALKRTLGVPIFQEQVMQIAIEAGGFSAGRADELRRSMAAWKRKGGVHRFKDELIDGMIANKYSAEFANAIFQQMLGFGEYGFPESHAYSFALLAYASAWLKRHEPAIFLQALLNAQPMGFYAPSQLVQDARRHGVRVLPVDVCHSHWHCTLEEPLAPVRGVAQSQPAVRLGLNRVAQLGKAAALRIQEQAAQAPWADVADLAIRAQLDQSQMQALAAADALRSLAGHRRQQMWDAAAQARLPPLFAQAPIHEPQLELPAAKEGEEIMFDYAATGLSLRRHPLALLREKLVRHGIGTAAQLRQMLPGQKVRACGIVTVRQRPPTAGGTLFITLEDETGVINLVVWSKTFERYQPALLQSRLLAVEGVWQRSSAPQLQEDELEPKQLQTKVGEAPAAHHLVVMRAKNMTHWLGRFAQVGLSSRDFH, encoded by the coding sequence ATGGCTGAGCTCACCATGCTGGATGGCGCTGTACCGCAGTCCGCGCCGCCGCCCACCGTCACCCCTGCCTCACCCATGGCGCAGGGCGCGGGCAGAGGGCCGCTGGCCTATGCAGAGCTGCACTGCCTGTCCAGCTTCAGCTTTCTGCGTGGCGCCTCGTCGCCGGCCGAGCTGGTGCATCGCGCCAAAAGCCTGGGCTATGCGGCACTGGCCCTGACCGATGAGTGCTCGGTCGCCGGTGCCGTGCGCGCCCATGAGGCGGCCAAAGACTGCGGCCTGCATCTGATCCATGGCAGCGAATTTGTCTGGGGTTCGCTCAAGATCGTGGCGCTGGCGCGCGATCTGCTGGGCTGGGGCAATCTCTGCGAATTCATCACGGCCGCGCGCGGCCGTGCGGCAAAGGGCGCTTATGTGGTGGATGAAGCCAGCCCCTGGCATCTGTTGCAGCAAGGCTGTGAATGCCTTCTGCTGCCCTGCCGTAGCGCGCTTGATGCTTCTGATCCTGTAGCTATTGGCACTTGTCTATCAAGAGTTTCCTCTTGTTTGGATGCCAGGTCCTTATGGCTGGGCGTGGAGCTGCACCTGGAGCCCGACGACAGCCTGTGGCTGCAGACGCTGCAGCAGGTGGGCATGGACCTGGGCCTGCCGCTGCTGGCCTGCGGTGATGTGCATATGCATGCACGCTCGCGCAAGCCGCTGCAGGATGTGGTGACCGCGATTCGCCTGGGCCGTACGGTGGCCGAGTGCGGTTTTGCGCTGCAGCCCAATGGCGAGCGGCATCTGCGCTCGCGCCTGCGGCTGGCTTCGCTCTACCCCCGGGCCATGCTGGATGCCACGCTGCGCCTGGCTCAGCGCTGCCATTTCAGCCTCGACGAAATCCGTTATCACTATCCGCAAGAAAGCGTGCTGCCCGGCATGACGGCCACGCAGACTCTGGCCTGGCTGACCTGGGAAGGGGCGGCGGGGCGTTACCCCGAGGGCATTCCCGAGGAGGTGCGCACACAGCTGCTCAAGGAGCTGCAGCTGATCGCCGATGAACAGTACGAGATGTACTTTCTGACCGTGCATGACATCGTGCGTTATGCGCGCAGCATCGGCATTCTGTGCCAGGGCCGGGGCTCGGCCGCGAATTCGGCCGTCTGCTACTGCCTGGGCATCACGGCGGTGAACCCGCTGGGCAACAACCTGCTGTTCGAGCGTTTCATCAGCAAGGAGCGCAGCGAGCCGCCCGATATCGATGTGGACTTCGAGCATGCGCGGCGCGAAGAGGTCATTCAGTACATCTACGAAAAATACGGGCGCGAGCGGGCAGCGCTCACAGCTGTGGTCAGTTGCTGGCGCAGCCGCAGCGCGTTGCGCGATGTGGGCAAGGCCCTGGGTCTGCCTGCCGACTTGATCGACGCCTTGGCCAAGGGACAGTACTGGTTCAGCGAACATGCCAAGGCCCAGGCTGAAAAAGCAGAGCAGCCTGCGCAGACTGGGCCTGCGGACGCGGCAGAAACAGCGATGGAAGAGCAGGGGCCTGAAGTCCTGCCCGAAGACTGGGTGGAGCGCAAGTTCAAGGAGGCCCAGGTGCTGGCCGAGGAAAAAGCCAGCGCCGTCAGTGCACACCAGCTGCGTTTGTGGATAGAGCTGGCCTGGCAGCTCAAGGACAGTCCGCGTCACCTGAGTCAGCATGTCGGCGGTTTTGTGCTGACCGAGGGCCGGCTCACACGTCTGGTGCCGGTGGAGCCTGCGACCATGGAGAAACGCTCCGTCATTCAATGGGACAAGGATGACCTGGATATCGTCGGCCTGCTCAAGGTCGATGTGCTGGCACTGGGCATGCTGACCATGCTGCGCAACGCGCTTGATGAGCGCGCACGCTGGCGCGGCGAGCGCTGGGAGCTGCACCAGATTCCGCAGGAAGATGCGGCCACCTACACCATGATCTGCAAGGCCGATACCGTGGGCACCTTCCAGATCGAGAGCCGAGCCCAGATGAGCATGCTGCCGCGCCTGCAGCCACGCACTTTCTATGACCTGGTGGTGGAAGTCGCCATCGTGCGGCCCGGGCCGATTCAGGGCGGCATGGTCCATCCCTATCTGCTGGCGCGCGAGCGTCAGCGCAGGGGGATGACCTTGAAGCTGGAGAAGCCTGACCTGGAAAAAGCGCTCAAGCGGACTCTGGGCGTGCCTATTTTCCAGGAGCAGGTCATGCAGATTGCCATTGAGGCCGGTGGCTTTTCAGCGGGCCGTGCCGATGAGTTGCGCCGCTCCATGGCCGCATGGAAGCGCAAAGGCGGCGTGCATCGTTTCAAGGATGAGCTGATCGATGGAATGATCGCCAACAAATACAGCGCCGAGTTTGCCAATGCCATCTTTCAGCAGATGCTGGGCTTTGGCGAATATGGCTTCCCCGAAAGTCATGCCTACAGCTTTGCGCTGCTGGCCTATGCCAGCGCCTGGCTCAAGCGCCATGAGCCGGCGATCTTTCTGCAGGCCTTGCTCAACGCCCAGCCCATGGGCTTTTATGCACCGTCTCAACTGGTGCAGGATGCGCGCCGCCATGGTGTGCGCGTGTTGCCCGTCGATGTCTGCCATAGCCACTGGCATTGCACGCTCGAAGAGCCGCTGGCCCCCGTACGCGGTGTGGCGCAATCCCAGCCTGCGGTGCGCCTGGGCCTGAACCGGGTGGCGCAGCTGGGCAAGGCTGCAGCGCTGCGCATTCAGGAGCAAGCGGCGCAGGCCCCATGGGCGGATGTGGCCGATCTGGCCATCAGGGCGCAGCTCGATCAGTCGCAGATGCAGGCCCTGGCCGCTGCCGATGCGCTGCGCAGCCTGGCAGGTCACCGACGTCAGCAGATGTGGGATGCCGCTGCGCAGGCACGCTTGCCGCCGCTGTTTGCCCAGGCGCCCATTCATGAGCCGCAACTGGAGCTGCCTGCGGCCAAGGAGGGTGAGGAAATCATGTTTGACTACGCGGCCACGGGCCTGAGTCTGCGCCGCCACCCGCTGGCGCTGCTGCGCGAAAAGCTGGTGCGCCATGGCATAGGCACGGCGGCTCAGTTGCGCCAGATGCTGCCCGGCCAGAAAGTGCGCGCCTGCGGTATCGTCACCGTGCGCCAGCGCCCGCCCACGGCTGGGGGCACGCTGTTCATCACGCTGGAGGATGAAACCGGCGTCATCAATCTGGTGGTCTGGAGCAAGACTTTCGAGCGTTACCAACCCGCGCTGCTGCAGTCACGCCTGCTGGCCGTGGAGGGCGTGTGGCAGCGCAGCAGCGCGCCGCAGCTGCAGGAAGATGAATTGGAGCCAAAACAGCTCCAAACCAAGGTGGGAGAAGCGCCAGCTGCTCATCATTTGGTAGTCATGCGGGCCAAGAACATGACGCACTGGCTGGGCCGCTTTGCGCAAGTGGGCCTGAGCAGCCGCGACTTTCATTGA
- a CDS encoding AsmA family protein, with translation MVDTAAPVRAPNPPPAFSTPRQRWLRWLLIAIGAWLAMLLVVVALIAFMDWNRLKPWINETVSNATGRDFAINGDLQVSWTWPQPLDTGWQHWIPGVVIEANDLSLSQPSGWSIEEAPGKGSAEHPALPAVPKELNTGRLPRHAAGKSKAAAAGSGNQEKEAEDSDDAIADAPSQPPPRTAGTMVTAARATASLRLWPLLARHVQLDSLQLQGPDIVLARSQSGDNNWSFKTPNNAGPRWSFDIGQLRISDGVLGWSDGIRNMAVRARVDSLRRPVSKDQPHGSRYGIRFGLSGYIHQGKTQAQIQAQGLAGPALDLRQDKLHFPLRISAKAGQLQAFAEGFLDNPKTLDGLDFQVHLRGKSMADLFGLTGLLLPATPPFETSGHLIGSLQPGKATWDYEKFQGKVGESDLSGDLHYSSGQPRPKLSGQMRSQQLRLVDLGPVIGAAPSGSEAAPKPVNGKVLPQIQFETVNWDKMDLDLRYDSGHIIRPQALPLQNLSLHALMDNGRLTLSPLKFGFAQGALNFDAAIDSHAKPVAAQIKGQVQALKLSALFPKVEQMQKSLGRLDGAVSLKGQGQSLAQWLGTGNGSVRLFVRDGTFSSRLLDMAGLNVGSIIVSKLFGIDKEVQLRCAVADFNVEKGLARPRMAKLATTEAIVQATGQINLTQEQLDLRIVPESLKWKFFSLRTPLYVRGSFAKPDVGLEPGPLFARAGAAVAAAALAPVALALVPLTVPAADDDVNCQQLLAQIHAK, from the coding sequence ATGGTTGACACTGCTGCACCTGTTCGTGCCCCAAACCCGCCCCCTGCCTTCTCTACCCCGCGCCAGCGCTGGTTGCGCTGGCTGCTGATTGCGATCGGCGCCTGGCTGGCCATGCTGCTGGTCGTCGTCGCCCTCATTGCCTTCATGGACTGGAATCGGCTCAAGCCCTGGATCAACGAAACCGTCAGCAACGCCACGGGGCGCGATTTCGCGATCAATGGCGATCTGCAGGTGAGCTGGACCTGGCCGCAGCCGCTGGACACGGGCTGGCAACACTGGATTCCAGGCGTGGTGATCGAGGCCAACGATCTGTCGCTGAGCCAGCCCTCTGGCTGGAGCATAGAAGAAGCACCCGGCAAAGGCAGCGCCGAACACCCTGCCTTGCCTGCCGTCCCCAAGGAACTCAATACAGGCCGCCTGCCCCGGCATGCTGCCGGCAAGTCCAAAGCCGCAGCCGCCGGGAGCGGTAATCAGGAAAAAGAGGCAGAGGACAGCGACGACGCGATTGCCGATGCACCCAGTCAGCCGCCACCGCGCACCGCCGGCACCATGGTCACGGCGGCGCGTGCAACCGCCAGCCTGCGCCTGTGGCCGCTGCTGGCCCGGCATGTGCAGCTGGACAGCCTGCAGTTGCAAGGCCCGGACATCGTGCTGGCCCGCAGCCAGAGCGGCGACAACAACTGGAGCTTCAAGACCCCAAACAATGCCGGCCCGCGCTGGAGCTTCGACATCGGCCAGTTGCGCATCAGCGATGGCGTGCTGGGCTGGTCCGACGGCATCAGGAACATGGCGGTACGCGCCCGTGTGGACAGCCTGCGCAGGCCGGTAAGCAAGGATCAGCCCCATGGCTCCCGCTATGGCATCCGCTTCGGTCTCAGCGGCTATATCCACCAGGGCAAGACCCAGGCACAGATTCAGGCCCAGGGTCTGGCAGGCCCTGCACTGGATCTGCGCCAGGACAAGCTGCATTTTCCGCTGCGCATCAGTGCCAAGGCAGGCCAGCTGCAAGCATTTGCCGAGGGCTTTCTGGACAATCCTAAGACGCTGGACGGGCTGGATTTTCAGGTGCACCTGCGTGGCAAAAGCATGGCCGATCTGTTCGGTCTGACAGGCCTGCTGCTGCCCGCCACACCGCCGTTCGAGACCAGCGGCCATCTGATCGGCAGCCTGCAGCCGGGCAAGGCCACCTGGGACTATGAGAAGTTCCAAGGCAAGGTCGGGGAAAGCGACCTCAGCGGCGACCTGCACTACAGCTCGGGCCAGCCTCGCCCCAAGCTCAGCGGACAGATGCGTTCCCAACAGCTGCGCCTGGTCGACCTGGGCCCTGTCATAGGCGCTGCACCTTCAGGCAGCGAAGCCGCACCCAAGCCCGTCAATGGCAAGGTGCTGCCACAAATCCAGTTCGAGACCGTCAACTGGGACAAGATGGATCTAGACCTGCGCTATGACAGCGGCCATATCATCCGTCCCCAGGCCTTGCCGCTGCAGAACCTGAGCCTGCATGCACTGATGGACAACGGCAGGCTCACACTCTCGCCCCTCAAGTTCGGCTTTGCCCAGGGCGCCCTGAACTTCGACGCCGCCATAGACAGCCATGCCAAACCCGTGGCCGCGCAGATCAAGGGGCAGGTGCAGGCGCTCAAGCTCTCGGCCCTCTTCCCCAAGGTCGAGCAGATGCAAAAAAGCCTGGGGCGTCTGGATGGAGCGGTTTCCCTCAAGGGCCAGGGCCAGTCGCTGGCGCAATGGCTGGGCACGGGCAATGGTTCGGTGCGCCTGTTCGTGCGCGACGGCACTTTCAGCTCACGGCTGCTGGACATGGCGGGGCTCAATGTCGGCTCCATCATCGTCTCCAAGCTGTTTGGCATCGACAAGGAAGTGCAGCTGCGCTGCGCCGTGGCCGATTTCAATGTGGAAAAAGGTCTGGCCCGCCCCCGCATGGCCAAGCTGGCCACGACCGAGGCCATTGTGCAAGCCACTGGCCAAATCAATCTGACGCAGGAGCAACTGGATCTGCGCATCGTGCCCGAGTCGCTCAAATGGAAATTCTTCTCGCTGCGCACGCCGCTGTATGTACGCGGCAGCTTTGCCAAGCCCGATGTGGGGTTGGAGCCGGGACCGCTGTTTGCCCGCGCCGGCGCGGCAGTGGCCGCAGCCGCACTGGCCCCCGTGGCCCTGGCGCTGGTGCCGCTGACCGTGCCTGCGGCCGACGACGATGTGAACTGCCAGCAGTTGCTGGCGCAGATACATGCAAAGTGA